The DNA sequence aaaaaaaaaaaaacctgcctcaAGTTTTCTTTCAACTTCTCACATCCAGCTTCTGCTCCAGCCGATCCGCCGGGATTGTAAAATGTTGTGCTCATCTGTAGATGCATGCTggactgaacaaaaaaaacaaaagatctgAGAGTTTGGTCAACCTTTCATGATTGTACGGCCTGTTacattctacaaaaaaaaactgaagagaaaACGTGTGCTGTATACTTCCTGATTGGATCACACACCTCTGGTTAGagtttttgtctgtttccttTTGGAATCTTTTTAgagtattattattgttattattattattacccaTAGTGGTGTGATTTCTAAGCTAGTTTAAGCTGTCTATGAAATAGAGAAGAgttgcttccccccccccccccccccccccccccccccccctccgccgCCATTTGCAGTCGTTATTTCATTTAACTCCCGACCTGATCTTAGCATCGTCCGTCTTGTGCAGAGGCTTTGCAAGTAAAGTCGTGTTTCTGCTGCATGTGAGAGAGGACGGTGGAGGGAGATGTCTTGACATCTTTCTCtgggacttaaaaaaaaaaaaaaaaaaaaaaggactcttgtctttcttccttttcGCTTGGCTAACGGTCCAGTGTGAGTGGAGGATTAACTGGATGCTGTTCTGCTTCTGCTGGTGCTCTTGAGATGCCTCTTTTTGGTAGTGTAATAAAATGGAAGTGCTGTgtataaagacataaaaaaaaaaaaaaaaacgttctcaCGCTTTGGTCTTTTTGTTTCACACACTCTTTAACCTGCTCAGGATTCTTTCTACTCCCACAAAGCTTTTAGACTAACTCTAATACGACTAACACTACTTCATTTATCCTTTTCCTTTTGAGGTTTAACTTTAGAAACCATCTTTAGCTCTTACATAATTCTTGTTAGTGGTTCTATTTTGTATTGATggacatgtttacatgtttaaaataatatgTTCTTTGGCATTATTTTGGACAACTTAAGCTATTTACTTGAAATTTAAATTCCACCAGCTGTACAAACTGATtcataaaaccttttttaaatgttttttacatcCAGAGAAAAGCTCCAAATAATAAAATCACCTGTCATatatttgaaacaaaacaaatattaccTCCAGGCTGAAGTTTAGAGAGTATTTTTTTGGATTACATCTTTAACATGATCTGTCTTTGTAAACCTCGAGTAGAATTTGGTGTTTTTCATGCACAGGCTGACGAGAGACAGAAggtgaataaaaataatgaaagtgtCGGGTTGTTGAGGGACGACAGCATGAATGATAGATGTCCTGTAACAGTACACTGACAGACTGAATGGACTACttctaaacactgaagagaCGTCACACAAAGGCTGCTCTGTTTGGGAAGCGGCGAGAAACTCGGGCCTGAAAATCTCTCCTAGTTCACTCCACTCCCACCCCCGGGTGCTCACAGTTAGGCCActgttatgatgatgatgatgtacaCAGAAGCTGCACTGTTGAGCACAGAGACCACTAACAGAGAGGCAGCGATGAGAACACAAGGAGCACAAAAGGTGTTATGTagtcaggagttttttttttagactttctgtcttgtgttttcagctgcggagctgttttcatttttcatatttgacaTCACAGGAATGCTGTTTGATTTACTGTGACATTTAGTCTTTTCTTCCTTAATGTGAAGATCTCCCTCTTCAAACAGGATGGAAGTGATGTGGACAACACAATGAAATGGAAACTAGCAGCAATGGAATGagaaacaagtttaaaaaaagactaggTCCCGACTGATATACATCTTTTTGGGGCTGAGAGTTGATCCCTCAagtgcagttatcaaacacttgtggaaaagatatataatgaagacaagatggtcactctaCTGGAGAGTAACTGAGCATgcacttgacactctggagggtgatgatgtttgttgtaatccacatagcgccctctgctggtgaaagagagctgctagtgtaatacaaagaaatcaaatgaaatgctatttgactggtgaataaatcgagtaatatctgCACATTACGTTGatcaaattagccgataccaacAGTCACTGGATAAGATATCATCGGCTGGTCGATTAATCGCCTCAAAGTCTAAAAGGCAGAAGTCGTGTTCTCAGACGTGGAAGTCTAAAGGTTTTCATTGTATAGTGAAACTTTTAGGATGATTGAATTATACAtagttgtgctgttttttttttagaaatctgaaatgtgactttttggTTTGAGAGAAAAGCAGAATCATTGATTGGCTGTTAAGTTGAGGAACCTCCAAGAGGCagatttgaaaatgtcaaaataacatTAGCACCTTCCCAAACTTTTTAAGTCtctaataaaacatgtttattgtggTGTATTAAAAAGGAGACAACCTGTAGTCGAAGTCAAAATGAGTAAAAGTCAAAGAATCCAGAAAGCTGTGGAGAAATGAAACACCACGACCCCCCGCTGTGCAACTCgaatctttttctctttttaattaaaacaaaatttaatctttacatattttgtttttttaaatgtacaatcAAACAATCATGTAATCATACGTAAAAGTTCTTCATAATAATGCACAACTCTATCGACACTAgccataaataaaaaacaaaaacatcaagatCAGTATGAAACAAAATGTTAGGCAACATCACTGTTAACACAGACGACGCCCTGCAGGAGCAGTCACTGCAACGACACAAGTACACAGGATGAACCCgacctcactcacacacacacacacaccgaacacacacacacactcacacacactcacacacactcacacacacactgccgcCACTCAACAGGTAAGGTGCTATTGTTTGTCTACGGTCTATCAGTCATTTGTTTTCCCTTCCTCTTGCTCTTAAAGGACCAAAACGTTGATGTTATGGGGGCAGAGAGCGGGAGTTTcaagtgttcctttttttgtatttctggattaaaaaaacctcaataataataattactaGTAAGAATTATTCCAGGTACTTAGCAGAAGTGTTATGACGTGATTAACAGGACACAACTGCTCAATAAACATTTACGAGATATCTTAGCACGAGAACCTGACTTCTCTGTGAtctcatgttttagttttagcGAGGTGTCTTTTATGACCCACAGTTTAGCGACTTATCTCACGTGAGACGGGTTTAAGATCACAGATTTCTCTGTGTGTAAAAAAAGTTCTGAATTTAGAAATCAAGTCACTTTGAACAACCGAGACTGTTTTTCCACTTTATTCACAACAAGTTAGTGTCGGCTAACTTCAATATTCCATACCACGCGGGCAACCTGCGGtgtcgaaaaatgaagccaatgctgaagtgaaAAAGCTTGCAGTTCCTCCTGTcaccacttgaggctggctgcagaagctctggaagtcacatacacacccattcaaaaaatgCCCatgttttacagcagaaatacagCAGGCTCATTTCTCTATCGGCACACTTCACAGGGAGTGAATTCTTTTAACAATTGATCTGTTTTGATGATGAAACAAATAATTATTCACAGAAAagggggcgtggctgatcttcctgaggggcgtggctgatcttCCTGAGGGGCTGGCgcgctgtttgtcaggaggcttacggctcagctccagctctgttACTATGTTTGAGACATCATatccaatatggcaaccgccatcAATGGGCTTCAAAGTCCACCTCAGAGAACAactggtgatgtcactgagcctacgtccatgttttataactAGCTAACTAGCCGAGAAGCTAATTGCTATTCCACATTATTATCCCGCGATAGGTTCCACGTTTGGGAAACAACGCAGCAAGGAAAAGAACGTGTTACGTGTTATTTCAAAAGGTTGTAACTCTCCATCGTTATCAGTGTATTCAGAACTGATTGTTCTCTACTAAACCTTTAGTGgagattgttttttaatatgtttGTGTTACTAAACGAGAGATGTTCATTGTGATTATTTGTCCATGACTTAatacaatcaaacatttttttaatgtttgaagtaATAATTggctttaatttcattttttaattcaaggtGTGTTCGTTTTGAAATGCTGtgatcttttcttttgtttatatCATTTTCCTGCTTCAAAGATTGATGGAGTGTTAAACAGTTTGTGAAAGAAGGGTTTACAGCAGagatcatattatattatatatataacattattattccAAAAGATTtcagaacataaagaaaaaacaccatcaGATCATTTTGAACTTTGAAGATTTCCagttattttgaaagaaaaaaatgaaatgtaatacatttattttaaagtaacgacaaacaaaaagataacaGTTTTTCCTTATTTCTTCTTGTTTCAAGTACACACTACCTTCTTTCTCTATGAATGAACTGACGGCagtgacgcacacacacacgctcacacacacacacacacacacacacacacacacacacacacacacacacacacacacacacacacacacacacacacacacacacacacacacacacacacacacacacacacacacacacacacacacacacacacacacacacacacacacacacacacacacacacacacacacacacacacacgctcacacgctCACACAGCTCAAGCTGGCTCAGAAATGAAAACGCACTCTCACTCAGGTCGTACATTTCCCCACATTTTCCATCTGAAAGggttcagaaaatgtttgtttttgaaataaagtacCCATGTATGTGTCTACTtccctcttacacacacacacacacacacgttacagcCATTTCATTTAGACTAACGTGTGCCATGCGGTCATGAGAtgctgcagcctttttttttgtagagtaGCAGTTGCACTTCCTCtcagttgccatggtaaccTGGCTGGAATGTAGTAACgcgagggacacacacacacacacacacacacactgaattcaCAGGTAAACAATGTATTTCTCTGCAGGACGGACAggtcaggtgtgtgtctgtgtgctgggttttgttttttgtgggTTTAAGGAAAGTTTTTCTTGTAAGCGAAAGCCTGGAAGTTTAAGGTCCCTCATCGCGTCCTTCATCAGCGGTTCattctgacctttgaccctcccccccccccacccccagccAGGTGATGTCTACCATGACCTCAGCGGAGAGAGCAGACATAGGGCGAGGCACATGAAGAgtgcaaaaatgtgtgtgtgtctgtacagattgtgtgtgtgtgttgagagagAGCATGCATGTTCGAGGATTCAGTGAGTGcaaaagtgtattttgtgtgattttctcgagtgtgtgtgtttaggtaaaAAGTGCATTCCTCATGTGTGTGACCCCCCCGGGTGTCCTCAGCAGCCAGAATGATAataaagtgttgttttgttttttttatcaagtctTTCCGTCTCACGGGAGGTAAGTCTCTCAGTCGGCAAGGTTCAGGGTCTACAAAGCttcaaactaaaagaaaaaaaaaaaaaggtccgaGTGTCAGAGGTCGGAGCCGTCCAGGAGGCACAccacctcgtcctcctcttcatcgtgacctccccctcctcctcctcctcctcctcctcccccccggCCATCCTGGAAGGAGCGGATCAGTTGAACATGATGGACTCGGGGTCTTTGTTTGCCATTTGAGCCATGTGACGGaggatgtctttttttgtgataaTACCAAGAAGCCGCCTGCAGggggagacaaagaggagggAAGAAAGGGAGAGACACAGAAGAGGTTTAGATGAGTGAGGGAGGGGGCTGCTGGAGCAAAGGGAGAGAACTGAGTTGCGTGTTTTCGTTGGCAGGTTCAGTTTGAAGTCATGATTTATCTGATTGGATACTTTATTTGAAATTCAAAGTgcatgaatttgttttttttttgtttgatgaataaaattaaaaaatggatGTTGATTGACGAGCCAACAAAAACAGGAGTCCCTGAGGAAGAAAAagtcagcaggaggaggagaagaagaaggagcaaccagagcagaaaaaaaagagaagcagatcTGAAACAGCACCCAGGAAGCAGGGTGTCATTTCAGGCTCTGCGCCCGGTTGTTTTGAGTTATCTCTACAAAATGAGCcatgagaaaggaaaaaaaactggatcCTACAAGGAAGGAGacgtgaagaagaagaagaaacatcagAACCtcgaagaaagaggagaggacgTCCTCCTCATCGCAGGAGTCAGAAACCAtgtaagacttttattttgaaaggatgaCCTCATTTGATTCATTATTATAAATCAGAatctcttttctccttctgtttatttattttgcacctGAATGCCACTAAGGAGTCAGTAAACAAACGTAACAAtacaatattattatattaatatatatgtattaaaGTCTATTTTTCTAAAGCAGAAACTGAACCTCGTACTGTCTCATCATTTCTTCAACAAGCTCCTACATATTTATTAGTCTTTGATTCTTTTCCTCTTCAGTTCATTTGTAGTTTAACGTGAGTAAAGTTCTTTGACTTCTGGATGAATGAAGCTACGTCTCTTTGGGAGAAACCAAACGGGAAATGTTGCTGTGTCATGTAGCATCTTAGCATTAGCCTAGCTGTGTTTTGAAAGGGTTAAAGTTATAAAAATAGTATGAAAACCAACAAGCATTATAAGACagttaaagagaaaatgtttgaactgTCTTTGCATTCTATgtcttttacatgtttgtttctaaccattaagaaatgttttaaaggagctGTGATGTAACGATTGTTCTTTTTATCACAACATAGCAGAGTGAGGTTAATTCTGTGATTTATGACACCTGCTCATATGAACTACAAACCTGTCCTATATTAGTTCATAACTTTTTTCTTTAGCAGAATGTTgcactttaaaacaatcttaatCTTTTCTTCTAtgtaaaatcattaaaacatgaTCAACTCCCCCCTTCCCTTTGTTTTAAGATATTTCTGACTCCTGTGAaaaagcctcctcctcctcctcctcctcctcttctttaaaGAAGACTCATGACTGGATCAGACTTTTTATCAAGCTGTGAAATATTCAGTCAGTCGACAGTTTTCCTGCTGACTcaagaaaacatcacaaactAAATGTTCTTGATTCTGTCATTTTGAAATCTCAGTGTTGATATTTTGATACGCGTGCTCTTGAAATCAGCCATGAGTGTTTGTCTGAGGTCGGGTGAAGAGAAGCATCAGAGGACTAAAGGAGAgctacagagaggagagaggagagctgggTCCCTGGGTTAGACGTTCAGCTTCATTTGAACCCTGGAGAGGTGGAGAACATGTGAGCAGAGTGagtgaaagaaacatttgaagCCAGGTGTGAGGAGGAGTCGGGGGGGGGGAACTACAGCtacagagcagcaggagacGTCACAGATCAGATCCTGAATCCCCGACAGCCGAGCTGACTGATCTACAACTTGTCTTCTTCATTCTGAAACcagtgaaatataaaaagacAAAGTTGTAGAGACTCGGAGGAACCAGGTAGCCTTGATCTGGAGGTGTGaggagtcgggggggggggcggggctaCTGTAAGACAGCTGTGTCCGGCTCtgttccacattttaaaaaaaatcaacatatttaAGTCGTAATACTTCTTAGAAATGTCAACTAGAACCTAAATTTAGATCTGTTTTTGAAGACGCAAACATTAATTCAGCTAAAGTCTGGTTCGTTTCCCGGGACGACCAAACTAccgtcagaaaaaaaaaggtacgaATGCTTTAAATTAGAAAACGCTGTAAGAGAAAGCAACGGTGTGTGCATTAGCGTAGCAAACAACCTgtattattaaaaagaaaatgttaaataatgttCGTTGTTAAATGTGTATCACCGTTTCCCCAAGCACGTTTAACCAAACCTGCTCCCAGtcgatcacaaaacacacaatgttATATTAttgctgtgtgcatgtctgtgttacactgaatattacagactacacttttgtcaaatagctgattattttttattttttaaatctatttttttgtacattcttaatttttatttttttaatttaaattgtactgtgttcactttttgtctctttgctgctgtaacaatgtaaatttccccgttgtgggataaataaaggatcaTCTTATCTTATAAACACCTAACAGTTTTTCTATAGGCTACTTGTCGCGTCGCATCTGGGCACGTTGCCTAGCGACGAAGCGTGGAGGTGTGACTGGAAGGTGATAGCTGTCCATCATCCAGTTGGCTCACTACACTTTCAAAACGCACAAAAATATGACGGATAACTAAAACATATAATTCCTCGCAGAGTGGGAGGGGAACAGATTAAGCctgttttcttgtcttgtaAAGATGACGGGACACAGCTGTCTGAGAGGAAGCATGGGCAGGTTAAAAGCACAGGTTTAGTAAATATGTCATCGAGGTTATTTCATCACCACACGCTAACCAGCTGACTACAGGCAACACAACAACGTCACGCCAACACAGCAATCACTGCGACTACAGCACGAGCGGAGAGACGGGAAAGAGTCACTACAGGAATCGTCTTCTAACTAACACCACCCTCCAAAAAAACCATCACAACCACAGAGAGCCGCTTTTCCCAAAGGCGGCCAAACTACTCGCCAAGTGCTTGTTACGGCGAGGGGTCAGATGTCGTCAAACTGTGGAGACCAAGCGGAAAACGGTGGGTTCGAGAGGgtaggggtaaaaaaaaagaaaaagaagataaatcAGTCATTAATGAAGGTAGAAGACGTTTAAATGAGATGACTGATGTTTGAGAGGAAGATGTGGAAACACAACTGTCGTCATGGTTACGTGACTGCACAACATGCTGAAGGATGATTTTCTACGAGTAACTCTCTGACTGTTCATATATATAACACGAAGTGACTAAAAAACATCTTAGCTAGTGAGTTACAATCAATCAGAAGATCAGAGATAAACATGTGATTCAGGAGTTAGCATGATGCTGCTAATGCTACGTCAAGCTACAGTGTGGATGAACAGGGAAGAATCTACTGAGCCCCTTTCAGacatggaaacagaaacactgctggctgtatgcagatgatgtaGTTATGTTTTTGTGACACACAGTGGATCATTGGATCAATAAGAGCCAATCAGATTTTGAGTGTTTGTCTATAAATCAAACCTGTAAAGCTcttaatttaaaagaaagacCAAGAGAACGCACCGAATTCACTTTTCAGTATCGTCAAAGGTTCTCGCCTCAAACATCCGTTATAAAGGGAACGTGGAGCACTCCCCATCTCTTCCAGGATTACTCCGAATTTTAGTATGCTCTGTTGtaaatataacatttcattgttgtgttaagtCCTGAAAACGTCTCTAGAAAACATCAATCTGTTGATTTGATGACATTCAGATGGGTTTGCTTGTGATTCCATCAGCAGATAtatatttgttgttgatttaaGTCTTATTTGAACCTCAGTGTTTTGTGTAATAATCCTGATGAttcaacttttatttctttacagtGTTTAAAGAAACGTAGAGCGAGACACCTTTTTGGATTCTCAAAAGgccgcttcttttttttgctgtagatttttctgattttgtcaacctgcttttatttctttttctctgtttttggcctttttgctaAATTCTTACAGATCTGGAGTCAATCGAGTAGATCACCTCAAACAGCAGCTGAGAAACGGCTGCAGGAAAAAACATCAAGTGACTATGTtatatatgaaatatgaaagttTCATATCAGAGAAACTAACTCTAGTTATAACATCAGCTTGACCTAGTAGGAAATAATGTGTTAGCGAGCCCTTTCAAAGTAAGAGTCCACCAGAGACTCTGTCAAAATGTTTAGCGCACatttccatccatcaatcaatctaGATTTGTAGAGCGCCACTTCATAACAAACGtttctcaagacactttaaagAGCAGCTCTACATCGTACTCTTTGtgctatttattattatttattatttccatGATGACGGTCATGTCTGAAAGGGGCTCTAAACTGATGTGGGTGACAGTTCCCATGGAGGTCCAACATTACAGGACCATCAAAACAAAGCTTTTCTAAACGACTGCAGCCATGAAGATGACGTTAGAGATCTTCTATCTACAGATGAAGTTCTTCATTAAAGGTGAATCCAAaccaaaaccaacaacaacaacaacaacacagagccGACAGGAAGagcaagaagaagagaaaaagaaggcttttttgTTTAGCCGGGAACTGTCAACAGCTTCTCACACCAAGTTTCATGCATCCCTCTAAAGAGGCGGAGCCTAAGAGACAGGTGTGAAAGTAAGGGAGGGGGGGTCAAATGTGTAAAGGGGCGGGGCTAGTCACCAGGGGCTCCTCTTGCTGCTTGAGCTCCTCCAGATGCTCTAAAATATTCTTCTTTGTGATGATGCCCAACAcaatcctgaaacacacacccGTTACTCGGTAAACgtccaaaacaaatgaaaacaacaaaaaacaacaaagagagagagagagagacagcagcacaaaacataaacaacaggtTCAAACGGAAAATAATCAAACTGAgatcaaacagaaagaaaactgtgACATAAAcgtgacataaataaacttaaaacaCAGGAACTATAGCACTTTGAGGTTTAACTATATGCCTTCTTGTTCCGCGTCTGTTCTTAAGTTAACAGCTGGAGCGCCACCTGCTGCTTTTTGAAGAACAAAACTCATATTCACAAAATAGAAAATTgaattcatttgcattttgttttgcagatttGTGGAAATAAGTTTCAAATTTGAACAAACTTTCGATTGTAACTTttagtgaaaatgtaaaaaggtctCCACTCTGCATGAAGATACATTACCAACCATACATTTTAGAAACATTATCCCCCGTTGTTATTCAGGAACTACTGAACCTGTCCTTTAACATCACGATAATAAACATATaaagttttgttattttaagtcGATCCCACTCAACCCGTCATGCTGTTGTAAATACTTTGAAGTAGGACCCGATATCGGGTCGaggggccgatatcgatattaggaagagaaaaaaatcagataccaaTAAATCAGCCGATATCTCGCTTTGATCTTTGTTTAGAGAGatataaatatacacatttattgtgttgatccctcagttatataacacttgtggaaaagatgaagaaagtATGTTCATCACTGTATGACAGTAGAGAGtaatgatgtttgttgtaatccacatagcgccctctgctggtgaaagagaactgctagtgtgatACAATGaatctcaaatgaaatgctatctgactggtgaataaatcgagaaATATCAGCGCATATCTAAGATAAAATTAGCCCAGTGTataagctaatatcggccgatattatcggctggctgattaatcggtcaggctctacttTCTAAAACACAGAATGAGTATTAATCCAACAGAAAATAGTTCCTGATTTTAGAAATAATCTAATATGAAATAATCTTTATAACTATGACAGGATTTTTAGGTTCACTTGTTGAGGAGGCACATATGAGCTTGTGACACCTTTTGGTCTTTTCATGAGATTTTTTGACttaacggtaaaaaaaaaacaaaaacaaagactgatCATCTAAAACGTAAATGAAATTTGTTGAGAAAATGGGAAGTGACTAAAAAAGGAACACTTGCACCACTCCTAGTTACTGTCAGAGTAAACTGAGATCCGTCGTCTGTATTCAAGCAAAATCTGTTAACAATGACAGGATCACACCAGCAGGGGGCCGTCTGCAAAACCCCTGAAGGTGTAGAACCTGGACTCCTGAGCGTGTAACATTTATTTCTCTAAACATAAAAAGATACTCCTGGTCACATCCACACGTTACGTTTCCCATCCTGATAGCTGTTATGTGGTTGCAGCCGTTAGTTCCAGTAGCTCAGTCTCTACCGTTATTGCTCAGtgagggggtggggtgggggtgaaGGGAGTGCAGCACAGCGGTTAGACCGGACCACGCagattaaaaaaggaaaccCAGGGATCAGAGAGCTCATGCAGAACACCAGCCAGCGCGTGTACGTGTGCAACGTGTCGACCTCAGTTAGACAATCAGAACGCAGATCGGGTTTCCTACTCACCCGTTGTGAGTGACCAGACACTGACGCAGACCGAGCTTCCTGAAGATGTCCACCACGATCTCCATGGGGGTGTGGTCCGTGACGGTGAAGGGGCTCATGTCCAGGATGGAGCGCAGCTTGAGGGGCCGGGGGCTGTCGGCCGGCAGGGTGGGCGCATGCTGGGTGAAGTAGACTCGAGAGTTCAACATGATGCCCTCCTGCTTTCGACGGGCGTTTTCTGTCGGGAGAGAACGAGAAAAAGAAATTGGATTGATGTAAAcgttagaaagagagagagcgaagtCGTGCGCCGTGGTCGTACCTATAGCGATGGTGATGTCCCTGCGCAGCGCTAAGCCCACCAGCCTCTGGGACTCCTTGGACACGATCACGGGGAAACCATTATAACTGGTCTCGTTGATGGtggcctgcagctcctccaccgTCAGGTCGTCCTGCGTCAGCACGGCTAGCGGCGGGTCGCTGCGCCGCGGCCTCATCACCTCCCGGGCCAGCGTGGTGTGCGTGAACTCCTCCTTAGCGTCCAAGAAGGGGTAACCGTTCAGACGGATGTGAGCCTCGTAGATCCCCTCGCGGCCGAAGGCGTCGCCCACCCACTTGCTGGTCATGACGGCGGCCATGAGGGGGACGATGTACTCCAATCCTCCGGTCAGCTCGAAGACGATGACGACCAGGGAGACCGTCATCCGGGTCACACcgcctgaagagagagaaaacgaaGTGTCACACCATCACGTCGCCCGCATCGATAACTTTCATAACAAACAACATGGTCGACCATTCATTTCCTGCCGACTCACCCAGGCAGGCGGCGGCCCCCACCATGGCGTAGAGCCCCGGGGTGATGCAGTCGGCTCCCACCTCGCACCACTCTTTGAACAGGAACCAGTCGTGGTGATAGTAGGCGAGCTGCTCCATGGCGATGCCGACGATGCGCCCTGCGATCGCCCCGATGGCCATGCTGGGGATGAACAAGCCTGACGGAACCTAGAGGGGCGAACGGAAAATGTTGagacagtgagggggggggggggggggaaatctgCTCTGTCAGGTAAACAAAGAGCGAGGCTTCACCTTGAGTCCGAAGGTGAAGATGGTCATGATGATTTTGAAGATGAGTGCCAGGCACAGCTGCCACATGGCGGCGTAGACTCCGGGCCCGGCCGGTCTGTTGGGGTTGTCGGAGAAGGCCTTGCTGCCGTTCATCTGGCTGCGGTACTGACACAGCTGCGAGGACTCCAGCGGGCCGCAGTCTGTGAACAGCTCCTTGATCAGCTCGCTCGTGTTCTGACGAGTGTACGGGTTCGGGAACGCGACCACGGCGGTGATGGCCGCCACAAAG is a window from the Labrus mixtus chromosome 23, fLabMix1.1, whole genome shotgun sequence genome containing:
- the clcn3 gene encoding H(+)/Cl(-) exchange transporter 3 isoform X2 — translated: MEEEDAAADPYLPYDGGGDTIPLQELPKKRGSNYAMSNGGGAPSSTTHLLDFLEEPIPGVGTYDDFHTIDWVREKCKDRERHRKINSKKKESAWEFTKSLYDAWSGWLVVTLTGLASGALAGLIDIAADWLNDLKEGVCLSAMWFNHEQCCWTSNETTFAERDKCPQWKSWAELILGQAEGPGSYIMNYFMYIYWALSFAFLAVCLVKVFAPYACGSGIPEIKTILSGFIIRGYLGKWTLMIKTITLVLAVASGLSLGKEGPLVHVACCCGNIFSYLFPKYSKNEAKKREVLSAASAAGVSVAFGAPIGGVLFSLEEVSYYFPLKTLWRSFFAALVAAFVLRSINPFGNSRLVLFYVEYHTPWYLFELIPFILLGVFGGLWGAFFIKANIAWCRRRKSTRFGKYPVLEVIFVAAITAVVAFPNPYTRQNTSELIKELFTDCGPLESSQLCQYRSQMNGSKAFSDNPNRPAGPGVYAAMWQLCLALIFKIIMTIFTFGLKVPSGLFIPSMAIGAIAGRIVGIAMEQLAYYHHDWFLFKEWCEVGADCITPGLYAMVGAAACLGGVTRMTVSLVVIVFELTGGLEYIVPLMAAVMTSKWVGDAFGREGIYEAHIRLNGYPFLDAKEEFTHTTLAREVMRPRRSDPPLAVLTQDDLTVEELQATINETSYNGFPVIVSKESQRLVGLALRRDITIAIENARRKQEGIMLNSRVYFTQHAPTLPADSPRPLKLRSILDMSPFTVTDHTPMEIVVDIFRKLGLRQCLVTHNGIVLGIITKKNILEHLEELKQQEEPLAASWYYHKKRHPPSHGSNGKQRPRVHHVQLIRSFQDGRGGGGGGGGGGGGHDEEEDEVVCLLDGSDL
- the clcn3 gene encoding H(+)/Cl(-) exchange transporter 3 isoform X1, with amino-acid sequence MESEQLYHRGYCRNSYNSIASASSDEELLEAAGVIMDFHTTEDDNLLDGDAASPGSNYAMSNGGGAPSSTTHLLDFLEEPIPGVGTYDDFHTIDWVREKCKDRERHRKINSKKKESAWEFTKSLYDAWSGWLVVTLTGLASGALAGLIDIAADWLNDLKEGVCLSAMWFNHEQCCWTSNETTFAERDKCPQWKSWAELILGQAEGPGSYIMNYFMYIYWALSFAFLAVCLVKVFAPYACGSGIPEIKTILSGFIIRGYLGKWTLMIKTITLVLAVASGLSLGKEGPLVHVACCCGNIFSYLFPKYSKNEAKKREVLSAASAAGVSVAFGAPIGGVLFSLEEVSYYFPLKTLWRSFFAALVAAFVLRSINPFGNSRLVLFYVEYHTPWYLFELIPFILLGVFGGLWGAFFIKANIAWCRRRKSTRFGKYPVLEVIFVAAITAVVAFPNPYTRQNTSELIKELFTDCGPLESSQLCQYRSQMNGSKAFSDNPNRPAGPGVYAAMWQLCLALIFKIIMTIFTFGLKVPSGLFIPSMAIGAIAGRIVGIAMEQLAYYHHDWFLFKEWCEVGADCITPGLYAMVGAAACLGGVTRMTVSLVVIVFELTGGLEYIVPLMAAVMTSKWVGDAFGREGIYEAHIRLNGYPFLDAKEEFTHTTLAREVMRPRRSDPPLAVLTQDDLTVEELQATINETSYNGFPVIVSKESQRLVGLALRRDITIAIENARRKQEGIMLNSRVYFTQHAPTLPADSPRPLKLRSILDMSPFTVTDHTPMEIVVDIFRKLGLRQCLVTHNGIVLGIITKKNILEHLEELKQQEEPLAASWYYHKKRHPPSHGSNGKQRPRVHHVQLIRSFQDGRGGGGGGGGGGGGHDEEEDEVVCLLDGSDL